The Saprospiraceae bacterium genome contains the following window.
CTGAATGGATAACTTGTCAATTAAAATTAGCCGAATTATTTCGTGACCAAAACCAAATGGAGAGGGCTTTATATACCCTACTCGTTACCCAAAAGCGATTCGAGACCTACTTTGAAAAAAACCCAATAGAAAAATATCACCTACAAATTGGCTTAGCAAGCTCGTATCAAGCGCTTCAGAATTACGATTCGGCTAAATCTCAGCTTCTTGCTGCTGAGGCAACCTGCACTCAGGTCTTTGGATTGAATAGCATTGCCTTTTTGCAGCTTTCAAAAATCCAGGCAAAGCTGTATCGCGAACTTGGAGATTTAAATCAATGCGAAAACATCCTAACGAATGCTATTAAAATTGCAAAGGAAAATAATCTAGTACATTCTATCGTGTACAATAGTATCGTTTGCAGTCTTGCCTCCCTAAACAATTCATTTGGAAAACGGGAAATTGCAGAAACACTGGCAATGGATGCTAAACTCAATTTCGAATCAAATGCAATGATGAATGGACCAGAATACATACAATGCCTGGAAATTCTTGCAACCATCTGCTACAATGAAAAGAGATGGGATGAAGCGGAAGTCCTGTTAATTAAAAGCAATATACTACGTCAACAACTTTATGGCTTGAGTCATTATACAATCGCTGAGAATTTAAGCAGATTGGGAAGCCTCTACCTAATGAAAGAACAGTTTGCTAAAGCAGAATCGCTTTATATAAAAGCAATCAGCCTTAGTACTAACAAGAACCATGAAATGAAATTTCCCTTTATTTCCATCAATTTAGGATTATTATATACTAGAACAGGACAGTATGAAAAAGCAGAAAAAACGCTTTTGCAGGTAAAAAATTACTACGAAACACATTTTGGGAACTATAATAAAACCTATTTATGGATTCTTGACAATTTGGCTGAGCTCTATACCAACATGAAACAATATGATAAAGCAACTCAGCTCTTTGTTGAAGCAAGTAAATTACGCAAACAGATCATATACGACTCATTCAAGTATTTAGCACCTACTGAAGTAGATGGTTTCATTAAAACATTCAAAAGAGGGATCAATTTATTTAATGCGTTCTTACTGAATTGTCCTAAACCAGAAAAAGCACTACTCGTAGAAGCATATGATAACGAATTATTTTACAAGGGATTCAGCCTGAATTACCAACAAGAAATTCAACGCTTGGTAGGGAAATATAAAATTCATCAAGAATTATATGATAGCATTAAATATTACTGCAAGTTATCCATTAAAGAATTTCTAAACCAAACGCCTAATAAAGACTATATCACAAGTATAAATAAAACGATCGAAGCATTAGAACAACGTCTATGCAAAAATCTCTCAGGTTACGAACGCTTTACAAAAAATGTACATTTTAGTGAAATTAAATCCAAATTAAACACTGGTGAATCTGTGGTTGAAATATCCTTAATTAATACTTCCAATGATTTAAAAGTTGACAGTCTTCAATTTATTGCATTTGTATTTAATGCAAACTCTGTAACTCCTGTAATGATAAAACTTGGGAGTGAATATAAATTTACCCAATTTTTTCCCAAGAACGAGATTCTTAAAGCGGATTATGTGAATGCCGTTTACAGTGTTGCGGCCAGAGGGTTTGAACCCATACAAGAAGCGAATGGCAATTATTTATTTCAATTTTTAATTCAACCTCTGTTGCCGTCTTTAAAAAATGTACAGACCATATACTATGCTCCAACTGGTGGGCTGCATAAAATTAACATTCAAGCAATTCCAACAGCAGATACTAAAGTTTTTGGACAAAATTACCAAGTCATTCAATTGGCATCCAGCAGGGATCTTATGCATATTCATACAAAAGCAAGCCCTCTTAAAAATGCACAATTGTTTGGTGGAATCAATTACATGGAAAAAGACACTGCCACGAATAACCAACCGACACTGCAAGGAGCATTAGCCAGTCGTTCAATGCCGGCATTTAAATCTAACAAATCGAATGCTTCAGAATGGCCAGATTTAAAACACACTCAAACTGAAGTTACACTAATTAGCAATTTATTAAAAAAATCTAGTGTAAAGGTAAATGCCTATTTAGGTTCAAAAGCAACTGAAGCACAATTTAATAAATTGGGGCAAGGCAAAAAATCACCAGATATCATACACCTTGCAACCCATGGCTATTTTATTTCTTTAGAACAACTTAATAAATTAAGTAATACTAAAGATTCATTTCAAGCCATTAAAAAAATGCCCATGATGCGCTCAGGCTTGCTTCTTGCAAACGGATACAATGCCTGGAAATCAGGTCCACAAGAATTTCTAAACACGAATGATGGGGTGCTGACCGCATTGGAAGTGAGCCAGATGGACTTGAGCAATACTAAACTGGTAGTATTGTCAGCCTGTGAAACAGGACTTGGTGATATAAACGGCAATGAAGGCGTACTTGGCTTACAACGAGCCTTTCAAATTGCCGGTGTAGATAAAATCATCATGTCTTTATGGGAAGTTCAGGATTTTCAAACTCAGGAACTCATGCAACAGTTTTATCACTATTGGATTACCAAAAATATGATATCCCGACTGCATTTACAAAAGCACAAATGGGCTTAAAAGAGAAATATGGCAATCCCTATTTTTGGGCAGGATTCATATTGGTAAATTATTAAAATAATCATCCGTAAACTGATAACCAACTGCTGATTTTGCAATTACAATTTGAAATTAATTTTATTCACCCTAAATTTTATTACAATGAAAACGTATTTTAAATTCCAGTACTTCCTATTAGCAAGTTTGCTATTTTCATCCTTGCTGTCCTGCGATTCTGAAACTGCAGTAGAACCATTAGATTTTCCAGAAGTGGATTACACCATTCTACCTGTAGCATCTGAAGAATTAGCTTTTCGTTCAAATCCACTTTACAACAGTCATGGAGAAGACTTTAAATATCTAACCTTGTTTGATGATGCCAAAAAAAGTGGAATTGCCATTAAAATTACTACAAAGGATCCAACGCTGTTACATGCACTGACCAGTGAAACCGTTAAGCTCTATTTAACTGATAAATTGGGATACAACGAAAGTAAACCTGAAGCTGCCAATACCTTTAAACTTGAAGACCGATCCGGATTACAAGATGTAGTTATTGAAGTTATTGAAGTACACCTTGCTAAATGGGTAAAATTCTATGGAATCGAATTTGCAAGACCTGAATTATTGCCAGGCTCGAATGCATATAAATTTACCTTTAAAAATCACAGCGTAAAAGCTGTTTATGTAACAGGCAGGGTAAAAGCATCAGATGCATTCCGTATCAATTGCGCATCCAGTCTCTGTGCTGATTGCAACGTACAATACCTTGCACCGACATTTTCACTTCTAGATCGTGCCATCAAATTTACGAATAAGGTAAAATCTAATTTTGAACTCAGCCTCAACAATCGCTTTTCAGATCGAATTATTATACTCTGGTAATCACAAGCATACTACTATTTCATCACAAGAGGTCCGTAAGCCTCTTGTGATTTTTTATTTGATTTGGACTTTCAATCCACATTAAATTGGAATTGATATTAAATCCACTTGTTTAAAACTACTAAGTACTTATTTTCAATGTTAAAATGAGTTCGTAGCACTAGCAATGATTTATAACTTCAGAATACCAAATCAAATAAATCA
Protein-coding sequences here:
- a CDS encoding CHAT domain-containing protein, which encodes MKKIILSLCILILAECAIAQDKLIECLNKLSTSKEIGIDSSTPFTYLNVAYNTDLLQSERLPESVKASYLLEYQGKWEQAKAILNHFITQEAFCRMDIQSQYYLQLKLIQLQIQVNAFSLAHVGLNELMSEVKSSNSPLSVINSLIALKLQTILNYNKTNDTAWIQSFELTLNQIVPKLYPEHAEWITCQLKLAELFRDQNQMERALYTLLVTQKRFETYFEKNPIEKYHLQIGLASSYQALQNYDSAKSQLLAAEATCTQVFGLNSIAFLQLSKIQAKLYRELGDLNQCENILTNAIKIAKENNLVHSIVYNSIVCSLASLNNSFGKREIAETLAMDAKLNFESNAMMNGPEYIQCLEILATICYNEKRWDEAEVLLIKSNILRQQLYGLSHYTIAENLSRLGSLYLMKEQFAKAESLYIKAISLSTNKNHEMKFPFISINLGLLYTRTGQYEKAEKTLLQVKNYYETHFGNYNKTYLWILDNLAELYTNMKQYDKATQLFVEASKLRKQIIYDSFKYLAPTEVDGFIKTFKRGINLFNAFLLNCPKPEKALLVEAYDNELFYKGFSLNYQQEIQRLVGKYKIHQELYDSIKYYCKLSIKEFLNQTPNKDYITSINKTIEALEQRLCKNLSGYERFTKNVHFSEIKSKLNTGESVVEISLINTSNDLKVDSLQFIAFVFNANSVTPVMIKLGSEYKFTQFFPKNEILKADYVNAVYSVAARGFEPIQEANGNYLFQFLIQPLLPSLKNVQTIYYAPTGGLHKINIQAIPTADTKVFGQNYQVIQLASSRDLMHIHTKASPLKNAQLFGGINYMEKDTATNNQPTLQGALASRSMPAFKSNKSNASEWPDLKHTQTEVTLISNLLKKSSVKVNAYLGSKATEAQFNKLGQGKKSPDIIHLATHGYFISLEQLNKLSNTKDSFQAIKKMPMMRSGLLLANGYNAWKSGPQEFLNTNDGVLTALEVSQMDLSNTKLVVLSACETGLGDINGNEGVLGLQRAFQIAGVDKIIMSLWEVQDFQTQELMQQFYHYWITKNMISRLHLQKHKWA